One window from the genome of Prinia subflava isolate CZ2003 ecotype Zambia chromosome 2, Cam_Psub_1.2, whole genome shotgun sequence encodes:
- the C1D gene encoding nuclear nucleic acid-binding protein C1D isoform X1, translating to MEMSEDDNNMEEYPTEIHDYLTAFEKSLGSVDEMLKTMMSVSRSELLQKLDPLEQAKLDLVSMYALNSMFWVYLATQGINPKEHPVKQELERIRTYMNKVKEITDKKKASRLDKGAASRFVKNALWEPNAENEHSSKTPAKGKKRQKD from the exons ATGGAAATGTCAGAAGATGACAATAACATGGAGGAATACCCCACTGAAATTCACGATTATCTCACAGCATTTGAAAAATCTCTTGGTTCTGTAGATGAGATGCTGAAGACAATGATGTCAGTTTCTAGGAGTGAGCTTTTGCAAAAG TTAGATCCTCTTGAACAAGCAAAGCTGGATTTGGTTTCCATGTACGCATTGAATTCTATGTTCTGGG taTACTTGGCTACCCAGGGAATCAATCCTAAGGAACATCCAGTGAAACAAGAACTG gagAGAATAAGAACATACATGAACAAGGTCAAAGAAATAACAGACAAGAAAAAGGCATCCAGACTCGATAAAGGAGCTGCTTCTAGATTTGTAAAAAATGCACTCTGGGAAccaaatgcagaaaatgaacACAGTTCCAAAACTCCTGCTAAAGGAAAAAAGCGACAGAAGGactaa